The following coding sequences are from one Arachis hypogaea cultivar Tifrunner chromosome 7, arahy.Tifrunner.gnm2.J5K5, whole genome shotgun sequence window:
- the LOC112702125 gene encoding hydroxymethylglutaryl-CoA lyase, mitochondrial: MSSLEEPLGLDKLPSMNTIDRIQRFSSGACRPREDNFGMGICFIEGRSCSTSNSCDEDNEEYTAETYPWKRHTRDIAQCRTFSQKTTTKGRNSMKFGMIDDSLSDFHSSPRGNSKDIPHSTHKFLGSIPSYVKIVEVGPRDGLQNEKNTVPTAVKIELIHRLASCGLSVIEATSFVSPKWVPQLADAKDVMQGVHGLEGIRLPVLTPNLRGFDAAIAAGAREVAVFASASESFSKSNINCNIEESLVRYRAVTRAAKELSIPVRGYVSCVIGCPVEGPIPPSKVAYVAKELYDMGCFEISLGDTIGVGTPGTVVPMLLAVMAVVPTEKLAVHFHDTYGQSLSNILVSLQMGISTVDSSIAGLGGCPYAKGASGNVATEDVVYMLNGLGVKTNTDLGKLMSVGDFISKQLGRPSGSKTAIALSQVTAEASRI; the protein is encoded by the exons ATGTCGAGCTTGGAGGAACCGCTTGGTCTTGACAAGTTGCCGAGCATGAATACCATTGATAGGATTCAGAGGTTCTCATCTGGTGCTTGCCGTCCTAGAGAAGATAACTTTGGTATGGGAATCTGCTTTATTGAAGGACGAAGTTGCAGCACATCTAACAGCTGCGA TGAAGACAATGAAGAGTATACAGCGGAGACTTACCCATGGAAAAGGCACACAAGAGACATTGCTCAATGTCGCACCTTCAGTCAAAAGACTACGACCAAAGGGAGAAACTCAATGAAGTTTGGAATGATTGATGATTCTTTATCTGATTTCCACTCTAGTCCAAGGGGGAATAGCAAAGACATACCACATTCAACACATAAG TTTCTGGGTAGCATACCGAGTTATGTGAAGATAGTTGAAGTTGGTCCAAGGGATGGATTACAGAATGAGAAGAACACTGTACCAACGGCTGTAAAGATTGAATTGATTCATAGACTAGCTTCTTGCGGGTTGTCTGTTATTGAGGCTACAAGTTTTGTATCTCCCAAATGGGTACCACAG TTGGCTGATGCAAAGGACGTGATGCAAGGGGTTCATGGCTTGGAAGGCATCAGATTGCCAGTTCTGACTCCTAATTTAAGG GGCTTTGACGCTGCTATAGCAGCTGGTGCAAGAGAAGTAGCTGTTTTTGCATCAGCATCTGaatcattttcaaaatcaaacattAACTGTAATATTGAAGAGAGTCTTGTTCGTTACCGGGCTGTTACCCGTGCTGCTAAAGAACTATCGATTCCTGTTCGAGG ATATGTATCTTGTGTTATCGGATGCCCAGTGGAAGGACCAATCCCTCCCTCAAAAGTGGCATATGTTGCTAAAGAACTATATGATATGGGCTGCTTTGAGATCTCCCTTGGTGACACAATTGGTGTCGGCACACCAG GAACTGTAGTTCCTATGCTTTTGGCTGTCATGGCTGTTGTTCCGACAGAGAAGCTCGCAGTCCACTTCCATGACACTTATGGCCAGTCCCTTTCGAATATTCTTGTATCGCTCCAA ATGGGGATTAGTACGGTGGATTCCTCCATCGCCGGTCTAGGTGGGTGTCCATATGCCAAGGGTGCTTCAGGAAATGTTGCTACTGAAGATGTTGTGTACATGCTGAATGGACTTGGTGTGAAGACCAACACTGATCTCGGAAAGCTCATGTCGGTTGGCGACTTCATCAGCAAGCAATTGGGGCGCCCGTCTGGTTCGAAGACTGCCATCGCCTTGAGCCAAGTCACCGCCGAAGCCTCTAGGATATAA